The following coding sequences are from one Paenibacillus sp. JDR-2 window:
- a CDS encoding DUF6547 family protein — MNSEMKWGAQMEKQAIERYKEFIDDLVELRPSVYPRWIMENGWPVKVENERINRVLSGLTTEQKEVIAMIAQSARDGGIHDVLVYLTDQINLEGLEMVKNGVKLATEPFDSGMHYDWVCRREGDSWPDQNS, encoded by the coding sequence TTGAATAGTGAAATGAAATGGGGCGCACAGATGGAAAAGCAAGCTATAGAACGATATAAGGAATTCATTGATGATTTGGTTGAGCTTCGCCCAAGCGTATATCCTCGTTGGATTATGGAAAACGGCTGGCCGGTTAAGGTAGAGAATGAACGGATCAACAGAGTCTTGAGTGGGTTGACGACAGAACAAAAAGAAGTAATTGCAATGATCGCCCAATCGGCGCGAGACGGTGGTATACATGATGTACTTGTCTATCTCACGGATCAGATCAATCTAGAAGGTCTCGAAATGGTTAAGAATGGCGTTAAATTGGCCACCGAACCATTTGATTCCGGTATGCATTATGATTGGGTATGCCGAAGAGAAGGGGATTCATGGCCAGATCAGAATAGTTAA
- a CDS encoding ribosomal-processing cysteine protease Prp: MDNRINITDPFFQDYDQQKDIERQRAILDEEVRDPFIITFYFNAQDHDSIYGFIAKGTTGFTQYGYDIIAAGVSSLSINTINSIKQFTEDAAEIETKKNFAKCIIKGRVSKEAIILFKSLRLGMYAIQSTYGEKFITIEEVKLGKSKKIFGWLG, translated from the coding sequence ATGGATAATCGAATTAATATTACTGATCCATTTTTTCAAGATTATGATCAGCAGAAAGATATTGAAAGGCAAAGAGCTATTCTAGATGAAGAAGTTCGCGATCCCTTCATTATTACATTTTATTTTAATGCACAAGATCATGACAGTATTTATGGTTTTATAGCCAAGGGGACTACTGGTTTTACTCAATACGGTTATGATATTATTGCAGCCGGCGTATCTTCTTTATCCATTAATACCATTAATTCCATAAAGCAATTTACTGAGGATGCTGCGGAAATTGAAACAAAAAAGAATTTTGCTAAATGCATAATTAAGGGCCGAGTTAGTAAAGAAGCCATTATATTATTTAAATCACTCAGGCTAGGTATGTATGCCATTCAAAGTACATATGGTGAGAAATTCATTACAATTGAAGAGGTTAAGTTAGGGAAAAGTAAGAAAATCTTTGGTTGGCTGGGTTAG
- a CDS encoding LacI family DNA-binding transcriptional regulator → MAKIDDVARLAGVSKGTVSNVFSQKRPTSKKVTERVLKASKELNYVPNHIARSLVTKKTMAIGLTIPHGNFFFSAFHNQFINGVVLEASRYGYRVLLDMLPVLEVKTPSLTSYPIDGAIVLGPTEEDERIRLLHMNGMPFVTVGKILNEQVKEAPTVNNDNRRIMHDICDYLIARGHVNLMFLNATEGMTVSVERKAAFIEALAKHRIVIREAMHHYKPRIQSEQYLRYGYAETIRVLRESGEMVTAIIADDDRAAFNAMNAIQDLGLRIPEDISLFVICGDLSMMHQTVPPLTGMDLQPTELGAQSVRLLMHKLGSIEGDCLNHIIIASKIVEGASVV, encoded by the coding sequence ATGGCGAAAATCGACGATGTGGCGCGTCTTGCCGGCGTATCCAAAGGAACCGTCTCCAACGTGTTCAGTCAAAAAAGGCCGACCAGCAAGAAAGTAACGGAAAGAGTTCTCAAGGCATCCAAGGAACTAAATTACGTCCCGAATCACATCGCGAGAAGCTTGGTGACGAAAAAGACGATGGCGATTGGACTAACCATCCCTCATGGCAATTTCTTTTTCAGCGCCTTTCATAACCAATTCATTAACGGTGTCGTGCTGGAGGCCTCAAGATACGGCTACAGAGTGCTGCTTGATATGCTTCCGGTACTGGAGGTGAAAACACCTTCTTTGACCAGTTATCCCATAGACGGCGCGATCGTGCTCGGACCCACCGAAGAGGATGAGCGGATACGCTTACTCCATATGAACGGCATGCCCTTTGTTACGGTTGGAAAAATTTTAAATGAACAAGTAAAGGAAGCGCCAACAGTAAACAACGATAATAGGCGGATTATGCATGATATTTGCGATTACTTAATCGCAAGAGGGCATGTGAATTTGATGTTTCTGAACGCGACGGAAGGGATGACCGTTTCGGTGGAGAGAAAAGCGGCGTTTATCGAGGCACTGGCAAAACATCGAATTGTCATACGGGAGGCTATGCACCATTACAAGCCACGAATTCAATCGGAACAATATTTGCGTTATGGCTATGCAGAGACAATCCGCGTATTGCGGGAGAGCGGAGAGATGGTTACAGCGATTATTGCGGACGACGACCGTGCGGCGTTTAACGCCATGAACGCAATCCAAGATTTGGGCTTGCGGATTCCCGAAGATATTTCCCTATTCGTCATTTGCGGCGATCTTTCGATGATGCATCAGACCGTACCTCCTTTGACCGGAATGGATTTACAGCCCACTGAGTTGGGGGCGCAGTCCGTCAGGTTACTCATGCATAAGCTAGGCAGCATCGAAGGCGATTGCCTGAACCATATCATCATCGCAAGCAAAATCGTGGAGGGTGCTTCTGTTGTTTAA
- a CDS encoding HAD family hydrolase, with the protein MNGEQANNNEVKELIIFLDCGDTIIDEGTEVRDENGTVIEGKVIPGADEMVRLLAERGYRLAIVADGLAQSFKNLLSLNGLYDYFEVLIYSEQMKIEKPNPRMFRAAMGAMELGEQDKERIIMVGNNLSRDVRGANQEGITSVHLNWTSRYPKTSLDPAERPDYIIEEPLALVELADRLNEQLASNKRIKA; encoded by the coding sequence ATGAACGGAGAACAGGCGAATAACAATGAAGTGAAGGAACTTATTATTTTTCTAGACTGCGGGGATACGATTATCGATGAAGGTACGGAGGTACGCGATGAGAATGGCACGGTCATAGAGGGAAAAGTTATTCCCGGTGCCGATGAGATGGTTAGATTGCTGGCAGAGCGTGGTTATCGACTGGCGATCGTAGCTGACGGTTTGGCCCAATCGTTCAAAAATTTGCTCTCGTTAAACGGCCTATACGATTACTTCGAAGTACTGATCTACTCCGAGCAGATGAAGATCGAGAAGCCGAATCCGCGCATGTTTAGAGCGGCTATGGGCGCGATGGAGCTTGGCGAGCAGGACAAGGAGAGGATCATTATGGTTGGCAATAATCTGTCGCGGGACGTCAGGGGAGCTAATCAGGAGGGTATTACAAGCGTACATCTGAACTGGACCTCGCGCTATCCGAAAACATCGCTGGATCCCGCGGAACGGCCGGATTACATAATTGAAGAGCCGCTTGCACTCGTGGAGCTGGCGGATCGCTTGAATGAACAACTTGCTTCCAACAAGCGGATTAAGGCTTAA
- a CDS encoding ABC transporter ATP-binding protein, protein MAKPILEIKNLNKEFKAKSKKALFGRPIPVRVLQDISFKLQEGETLSIVGESGCGKTTLGRCIVRGMDASSGEVVYRTDNGDSVDFLKLKGAEAKKFRKDIQMIFQDPYSSLSPRMSVFDIISEPLIANFKLPKSEVERKVSEIAEKTGLNVSYLKRYPHAFSGGQRQRIAIARALITQPRLIVCDEAVSALDVSIQAQIINLLKDLQEQYKITYIFISHDLSIVENISDRVAVMHLGKVVEMAGVESMFRQPKHPYTEALLSAVPQPDPDMKKERIVLEGEVPNPANPPSGCHFHPRCAYKTERCMKEVPALREIGDNHMAACHYAEQLTLRGARA, encoded by the coding sequence ATGGCTAAACCCATATTGGAAATTAAAAATCTTAATAAAGAATTCAAAGCGAAGTCCAAGAAAGCGCTGTTTGGCAGACCGATACCCGTACGCGTGCTGCAGGATATTTCATTCAAGCTGCAGGAAGGCGAGACGCTAAGCATCGTAGGCGAATCTGGTTGCGGCAAAACTACGCTTGGCCGATGTATCGTGAGGGGGATGGATGCCTCTTCCGGGGAAGTCGTCTATCGAACGGATAATGGAGATTCTGTTGATTTTCTGAAGCTGAAAGGTGCCGAAGCGAAGAAGTTCAGAAAAGACATTCAGATGATATTCCAGGATCCGTACTCTTCGCTGAGTCCGCGGATGAGCGTATTCGATATTATATCCGAGCCGCTGATCGCCAACTTTAAACTGCCCAAGTCGGAAGTGGAACGGAAAGTGTCGGAGATCGCGGAGAAAACGGGTTTAAACGTCAGTTATCTTAAACGTTATCCGCATGCTTTTTCCGGCGGACAGCGGCAGCGGATCGCTATTGCACGGGCACTCATTACCCAGCCGAGGCTGATCGTATGCGATGAAGCCGTATCTGCGCTGGACGTGTCGATTCAAGCCCAAATCATTAATCTGTTGAAGGATTTGCAAGAGCAATATAAAATCACTTATATATTCATCTCGCACGATCTGTCGATCGTGGAGAATATTTCTGACCGCGTGGCCGTCATGCACTTGGGCAAGGTGGTGGAGATGGCTGGCGTTGAATCCATGTTCAGGCAGCCCAAACACCCGTATACCGAAGCGCTTCTCTCCGCCGTGCCGCAGCCGGATCCGGATATGAAGAAGGAGAGGATCGTCCTGGAAGGGGAGGTGCCGAATCCGGCGAATCCGCCAAGCGGATGCCATTTTCATCCCCGCTGCGCATACAAGACGGAAAGATGCATGAAAGAGGTACCCGCTTTGCGGGAAATCGGAGACAACCATATGGCGGCTTGCCACTATGCGGAACAATTGACACTGAGGGGAGCAAGGGCATGA
- a CDS encoding ABC transporter ATP-binding protein, translated as MTAETAQPQHPLLRVQDLKIRIKMDNGVMNAVDGVDFEIRKGRTLGLVGESGCGKSLTSRALLGINPKECETSGTIDYLSSEETKDGALDLLSLDPNGRKIRSIRGRKIAMIFQEPMTAFSPMYTIGNQIMEAILIHRTRNKKEAKKIALEMLSKVGISDQEKRFDQYPHEFSGGMRQRAMISMALSCNPEILIADEPTTALDVTIQAQVLELMKRLQQEFGMAILLVTHDLGIIAEMCDEVAVMYLGKIVEQAPMREIFRNPKHPYTKGLLRSMPRLGGNKTKRLESIEGSVPIPFNMPPMCGFYERCKDRIEGVCNKQSVPSTQISDSHTVRCFLYSEQQGGGNDDG; from the coding sequence ATGACAGCAGAGACCGCTCAACCGCAGCATCCGCTTCTCCGTGTTCAGGATTTGAAAATTCGGATCAAGATGGATAACGGAGTGATGAATGCTGTGGACGGGGTAGATTTCGAAATCCGAAAGGGAAGGACGTTAGGTCTCGTAGGCGAGTCGGGCTGCGGAAAAAGCTTGACGAGCCGGGCGTTACTCGGCATTAATCCGAAGGAATGCGAGACTTCGGGGACAATCGATTACCTTTCTTCGGAAGAGACGAAGGATGGTGCGTTGGATTTGCTCTCGCTGGATCCAAACGGTCGTAAGATCCGCTCCATTCGCGGCCGTAAGATCGCTATGATCTTTCAAGAACCGATGACAGCTTTCTCGCCAATGTATACGATTGGGAATCAGATTATGGAAGCGATCTTAATCCACCGAACCAGGAACAAAAAGGAAGCGAAGAAGATCGCTCTTGAGATGTTGAGCAAGGTCGGTATATCGGACCAGGAAAAGAGGTTTGATCAATACCCGCATGAATTCTCTGGCGGAATGCGCCAGCGGGCTATGATTTCTATGGCATTGTCATGCAATCCCGAAATTTTGATTGCTGACGAGCCTACGACAGCGCTTGATGTGACGATCCAAGCCCAGGTACTAGAGTTAATGAAGCGGCTGCAGCAGGAATTCGGCATGGCGATTCTGTTAGTGACGCATGATTTGGGAATTATCGCGGAAATGTGTGACGAAGTGGCCGTCATGTATCTCGGTAAAATTGTCGAGCAGGCGCCAATGAGGGAGATTTTCCGCAATCCAAAGCATCCGTATACAAAAGGGCTTTTGCGATCGATGCCGAGACTAGGCGGCAATAAAACAAAACGGCTGGAATCAATCGAAGGCTCGGTGCCTATTCCATTCAATATGCCGCCAATGTGCGGCTTCTACGAACGCTGCAAAGACCGGATCGAGGGTGTGTGCAATAAGCAGTCCGTGCCAAGCACGCAAATATCCGACAGTCATACGGTCAGGTGCTTCCTGTATTCGGAGCAGCAGGGAGGGGGAAATGACGATGGCTAA
- a CDS encoding ABC transporter permease, with the protein MRRLSVFRRRKASSAEPAKDKDANYSSQWQLMYVRFKKHKLARVSLIVLALLYAGALFAQFLAPYGLENYDSKYVNAPPMKLRFVDTEGKFHIRPFVYGLKSGRDPETMRKTFTNDTKKYPLQFFVKGERYKFLGMIPSTTHLIGVEEPGRLFLLGTDSLGRDLFSRILLGSQVSLSIPLVGVGISFVLGLIIGGASGYFGGWLDAIIQRVIEIIRSFPTLPLWMALSAAIPPRIPVVRMYFYIVIIFAFIEWTGLARVVRGKFISLRNEDYVVAAKIAGVSDTKIIARHLLPGFISYLVVATTLAIPGMILAETAMSFLGLGIRSPATSWGVLLQEAQKIDNIALYPWKIIPLGTVILTVLTFNFLGDGLRDAADPYKR; encoded by the coding sequence ATGAGGCGACTATCGGTATTTAGAAGACGAAAAGCGTCTAGCGCTGAGCCTGCCAAAGATAAGGATGCAAACTACAGTTCGCAATGGCAGCTTATGTACGTCAGGTTCAAGAAGCATAAGCTCGCACGGGTCAGCCTGATCGTGCTTGCGCTTCTCTACGCAGGGGCTTTGTTCGCCCAATTCCTAGCTCCTTACGGATTGGAAAACTACGACAGTAAATACGTGAATGCGCCTCCGATGAAGTTGCGATTCGTTGATACGGAAGGAAAGTTTCATATCCGGCCTTTCGTGTACGGGTTGAAATCTGGACGCGATCCTGAGACAATGCGCAAAACGTTTACGAACGATACGAAGAAGTATCCGCTTCAATTTTTCGTGAAAGGCGAGCGTTATAAGTTTCTAGGCATGATTCCCTCAACCACGCATCTTATCGGAGTCGAGGAGCCCGGTCGCCTCTTCTTGCTGGGTACGGACTCGCTTGGAAGAGATTTATTTTCCCGCATTTTGCTAGGCAGTCAAGTCTCATTAAGCATTCCTTTAGTGGGAGTGGGGATCAGCTTTGTCTTGGGCTTGATTATCGGCGGGGCGTCCGGTTATTTCGGAGGCTGGCTGGATGCCATTATTCAGCGTGTTATTGAGATTATACGTTCTTTCCCGACGCTGCCGTTATGGATGGCATTGTCGGCGGCGATTCCTCCGCGTATTCCGGTCGTCAGGATGTACTTCTATATCGTTATCATTTTTGCGTTTATTGAATGGACGGGGCTGGCGAGGGTCGTACGAGGCAAATTTATATCCCTCAGAAACGAAGATTACGTTGTTGCCGCCAAAATCGCGGGCGTCAGCGACACGAAAATTATCGCCAGGCATTTGCTGCCCGGCTTCATCAGCTATCTGGTCGTAGCAACGACGCTGGCGATTCCCGGCATGATTCTAGCCGAGACGGCCATGAGTTTCCTTGGGCTTGGCATTCGTTCTCCTGCCACCAGCTGGGGCGTACTGCTTCAGGAAGCGCAGAAGATTGATAATATCGCTTTGTATCCGTGGAAGATCATTCCGCTTGGAACGGTTATTCTCACCGTCTTAACGTTCAACTTTCTTGGCGACGGCTTGCGCGACGCTGCAGATCCATACAAACGGTAG
- a CDS encoding ABC transporter permease, with translation MLQYTLKRILLAIPVVFFISVIVFYIIQLPPGDYVSNYAAEASVAGEVFTQEDMAAMRADLGLDRPVYEQYFIWVKDIVLHGDFGFSFNYNKPVLDVIKQYMGLTLTVSLVTMAFQYLVAIPIGIYCAVKQYSAGDYFFSGLSFLGMATPHFLMAVILMFLSYTWFGDPLLGLFSAEYVNAPWSMDKAIDLAKHMVIPVIVIGLSGTADLIRVMRGQMLDELNKPNVVTARAKGLSERKILFKYPTRAALNPIVSTFGWSLTSIFTGSTITAIVLNLPIQGPVMFNALLGQDMYLAGTWLLFMALLTVLGTLISDILLAWLDPKIRTEFRGS, from the coding sequence GTGCTACAGTATACGTTGAAGCGTATTTTACTGGCCATCCCGGTCGTGTTTTTTATATCCGTTATCGTGTTCTACATTATACAGCTGCCGCCCGGCGATTACGTATCCAATTACGCGGCTGAAGCCTCAGTTGCCGGAGAAGTATTCACCCAGGAAGACATGGCTGCGATGAGAGCGGACCTTGGTCTTGATCGTCCCGTTTACGAACAGTATTTCATTTGGGTTAAGGATATCGTATTGCACGGAGATTTTGGCTTCTCCTTTAACTATAACAAGCCTGTGCTAGACGTCATTAAGCAGTACATGGGCCTGACGTTAACCGTGTCCCTGGTGACGATGGCCTTCCAATATCTTGTGGCGATTCCAATTGGCATCTACTGTGCGGTCAAGCAATATTCGGCAGGCGACTATTTCTTCTCGGGACTAAGCTTTCTCGGAATGGCAACGCCGCATTTCTTGATGGCCGTCATTCTGATGTTCCTTTCTTATACCTGGTTCGGTGACCCGCTGCTTGGTTTGTTCTCCGCCGAATACGTTAACGCGCCTTGGTCAATGGACAAGGCGATCGATCTGGCGAAGCATATGGTCATTCCCGTCATTGTAATCGGGCTATCCGGGACGGCGGATTTGATTCGCGTTATGCGGGGCCAAATGCTGGATGAGCTGAACAAACCAAACGTCGTTACGGCAAGAGCAAAAGGCTTGTCGGAACGGAAAATCCTGTTTAAATACCCGACAAGGGCCGCGCTAAACCCAATCGTCAGCACATTCGGCTGGTCGCTTACTTCGATCTTTACCGGTTCTACGATTACGGCGATTGTTCTAAATTTGCCGATTCAAGGGCCGGTCATGTTTAATGCCTTGCTTGGGCAGGACATGTACCTGGCGGGGACTTGGCTATTGTTCATGGCGCTGCTTACGGTGCTCGGAACTTTGATTTCAGACATCTTGCTCGCGTGGCTGGATCCAAAAATCCGTACAGAATTCAGGGGATCGTAG
- a CDS encoding ABC transporter substrate-binding protein: MRRQRKLLAVLLVIISIIAAGCTNNNNSPAPSNAAGEPNSDKGTDKDEDKGGGGGGTDATATKEAPMLAKLVAGGTLPPLSERLPVQADVMVEPVVDEIGQYGGDWKMAWTGPGDKWSVGQPTEEALFRFNKDGSGVEPNVAKSYEVNEDSTEFTIHLREGMKWSDGEPFTADDVLFYWEHMLTKETFGKAIYDAYYSVDPVTGDKALATVTKVDDYTFKVVHKYPSVQFLERVAIDNKWFFAPAHFHKTILPELVGEEKALEIAKQWGFEDTTAFLKETGYYYWLYPQIPTLRPWVAKNDPNSDQFIMERNPYYWKTDPEGNQLPYMDRIVATKIQDPSQRVLGTLAGDFNLSTFGAQDFTVLKENEKKGDYRVISWQQPAWMTSGIQLNQTIDDPNLRKLFQDIRFREALSIGVNRSEITEIVTNGIADPIQASVQEGLVGYQEGWADQWSSFDPDRANALLDEIGLTKRDKNNFRLFPDGSDVTLTIMDSSEDSANYTELLKKYYEDMGIKTNVKLVDQATLQELKYSNQVPVSIENISVVNVAYRPDALVPLRVLTPWYGQYGLYVSSGGKEGVKPEGDIAKILEYWDQIKAAKTPEEINRLSNEIVKLHMKNQWVIGYAGPTPTLIAASNKMGNIPKDLIWADEFRSLGAAHPAQFYLKP, translated from the coding sequence TTGAGGAGACAGCGGAAGCTGCTGGCTGTTCTATTAGTTATCATTTCTATTATTGCGGCAGGGTGTACGAATAATAATAATTCGCCGGCGCCGTCGAATGCGGCTGGAGAGCCGAACAGCGACAAGGGCACCGACAAGGATGAAGACAAGGGTGGCGGAGGCGGCGGTACGGACGCAACAGCGACCAAGGAAGCCCCTATGCTTGCCAAGCTTGTAGCAGGCGGTACTCTTCCTCCGTTGTCGGAACGCCTCCCAGTCCAGGCTGACGTCATGGTGGAGCCAGTGGTTGACGAAATCGGACAATACGGCGGGGATTGGAAGATGGCTTGGACAGGTCCGGGCGACAAGTGGTCCGTCGGGCAGCCGACGGAGGAGGCGCTTTTTCGTTTCAACAAGGACGGCAGCGGCGTCGAACCAAACGTAGCCAAGAGCTATGAAGTCAACGAGGATTCAACCGAGTTTACGATTCATCTTAGGGAGGGCATGAAGTGGTCCGACGGTGAGCCCTTTACGGCGGACGATGTACTTTTCTATTGGGAGCACATGTTGACGAAGGAAACCTTTGGCAAGGCGATCTACGATGCTTATTACTCGGTTGATCCGGTTACGGGTGATAAGGCGCTGGCCACGGTCACAAAGGTAGACGATTATACGTTTAAGGTCGTTCATAAGTATCCGAGCGTTCAGTTTTTAGAACGTGTCGCAATCGACAATAAATGGTTTTTCGCACCGGCCCATTTCCACAAGACGATTCTGCCGGAGCTTGTCGGCGAGGAAAAAGCACTTGAGATCGCCAAGCAGTGGGGCTTCGAGGATACGACGGCTTTCCTGAAGGAAACCGGTTATTATTACTGGCTTTATCCGCAAATTCCTACGCTCCGGCCATGGGTAGCTAAGAACGATCCGAATAGCGATCAGTTCATTATGGAACGGAATCCGTATTATTGGAAAACGGATCCCGAAGGCAATCAGCTGCCTTACATGGACCGAATCGTCGCAACGAAAATACAAGATCCGAGTCAGCGGGTTCTAGGTACGCTGGCAGGCGACTTTAATTTGTCTACGTTCGGAGCGCAGGATTTTACCGTATTGAAGGAAAACGAGAAGAAGGGCGATTACCGCGTTATCTCCTGGCAGCAGCCGGCTTGGATGACTTCGGGTATTCAACTCAACCAAACCATAGACGATCCTAATCTTCGCAAATTGTTCCAGGATATCCGCTTTAGAGAAGCGCTTTCGATTGGCGTTAATCGCAGCGAGATTACGGAGATCGTGACGAACGGCATCGCGGACCCGATCCAAGCTTCCGTTCAGGAAGGGCTTGTCGGTTACCAGGAGGGCTGGGCGGATCAATGGTCGAGCTTTGATCCAGATCGGGCGAACGCGCTGCTCGACGAGATTGGATTAACGAAGCGCGACAAGAACAATTTCCGGCTGTTCCCGGACGGTTCGGACGTGACCCTCACCATTATGGATTCTTCAGAGGATAGCGCTAATTACACTGAGCTCCTCAAGAAGTATTACGAGGATATGGGCATTAAGACGAACGTGAAGCTCGTCGATCAAGCGACGCTGCAGGAATTGAAGTATTCCAATCAAGTACCGGTCAGCATCGAGAACATTTCCGTTGTTAACGTAGCTTACCGTCCAGATGCGCTTGTTCCGCTTCGCGTCTTGACTCCGTGGTATGGACAATACGGCTTATACGTTTCGTCGGGAGGCAAGGAGGGCGTAAAACCAGAGGGTGACATTGCCAAAATTCTAGAGTACTGGGATCAGATCAAAGCGGCCAAAACGCCCGAAGAGATTAATCGGCTTAGCAATGAGATCGTCAAGTTGCACATGAAAAACCAATGGGTAATCGGTTATGCCGGCCCGACGCCGACCTTGATTGCCGCTTCGAATAAGATGGGCAACATTCCGAAAGATCTGATTTGGGCTGACGAGTTCCGTTCGCTTGGAGCGGCTCATCCCGCACAGTTCTATTTAAAGCCGTAA
- a CDS encoding carbohydrate ABC transporter permease has product MSRRIYSVLAWVVLAVLAVYFLFPIYMAIVNSFKTEGEVYNSVLGLPSALKFDNYTEAFKKANMLRSGWNTVIVTVTGIVGIVACSSLAGYKLSRTRSRLSSWIFMLFVASMLIPFQTIMVTLTKMARDLGLQGSPLGLGVVCAGLGVNMAIFLYHGFVKGIPRELDESASMDGCGEWKGFFLIIFPLLMPITFTIVVLNLLWLWNDFLLPVLLLNDYRQYTLVLTINMFFGKYSRDWALILASLILSSIPIVLIFAFFQRWIIQGITEGAVKG; this is encoded by the coding sequence ATGAGCAGACGCATCTATTCCGTTCTGGCCTGGGTCGTGCTTGCCGTTCTGGCGGTCTACTTTCTCTTTCCGATCTACATGGCTATCGTCAATTCGTTCAAGACGGAGGGCGAGGTATACAACTCCGTGTTGGGCTTGCCGTCTGCATTAAAATTCGATAATTACACGGAAGCATTCAAGAAAGCGAACATGCTCCGAAGCGGCTGGAATACCGTCATCGTGACCGTAACGGGCATAGTAGGCATCGTTGCGTGCAGTTCTCTGGCTGGTTATAAGCTGTCCCGCACCAGAAGTAGGCTGAGCAGCTGGATCTTCATGCTGTTCGTCGCGTCCATGCTTATTCCGTTCCAGACGATCATGGTTACGCTGACTAAGATGGCCCGCGATCTCGGGCTGCAGGGTTCGCCGCTTGGCCTCGGAGTCGTCTGCGCCGGGCTCGGCGTCAATATGGCTATTTTCCTCTATCACGGTTTCGTTAAAGGCATCCCCCGGGAGCTGGACGAATCCGCGAGCATGGACGGCTGCGGCGAGTGGAAAGGGTTCTTCCTGATCATTTTCCCGTTGCTCATGCCCATCACGTTTACGATTGTTGTGCTGAACTTGCTGTGGCTCTGGAATGACTTCCTGCTGCCGGTGCTGCTCCTGAACGATTACCGTCAATATACGCTTGTTCTGACGATCAACATGTTCTTCGGCAAATACAGCCGGGACTGGGCGCTTATTCTTGCATCGCTGATCCTTTCGTCGATTCCGATTGTCCTGATCTTCGCGTTCTTCCAGCGGTGGATTATTCAAGGCATTACGGAAGGGGCGGTCAAAGGATAA
- a CDS encoding carbohydrate ABC transporter permease produces the protein MTTRYKATFSLILFVLPAFVLYLLFLVIPMLQGSYYSFTDWNGLNKTYGFVGIQNFVEALRDDRYFRSAIWFTAKYVIFAVVFQNVVALLLAILIESRTRAKGLFRTIFFMPNMLSVIISTFMWVFVFSKVIPALSEYAVFKFLDLSWLGDPQVSFWSILLVSLWGGVGTLMLIYMSAIQGIPLHLKEAAIIDGATPFRMLRYITLPLIAHALTICIFLTLNSSFKVYDLVYALTGGGPGRGTQVITMNILEEAYQGNNRYGYASAKAIILFLIILVITMIQVTMMKKREVEA, from the coding sequence ATGACGACCCGCTACAAAGCGACCTTTTCGCTCATTTTGTTCGTGTTGCCCGCCTTCGTGCTTTATCTGCTTTTTCTGGTTATCCCGATGCTCCAAGGCTCTTACTACAGCTTCACGGATTGGAACGGACTGAACAAGACCTACGGCTTCGTCGGCATTCAAAATTTCGTCGAGGCGCTGAGGGATGACCGTTACTTCCGTTCGGCCATTTGGTTTACCGCCAAGTACGTGATCTTCGCGGTCGTCTTCCAGAACGTGGTCGCCCTGCTGCTGGCGATACTCATTGAATCCCGTACGCGGGCCAAAGGGCTGTTCCGGACGATTTTCTTTATGCCGAACATGCTGAGCGTCATTATTAGCACGTTTATGTGGGTATTCGTCTTCTCGAAGGTTATTCCGGCCCTGTCCGAGTACGCCGTATTCAAATTCCTCGATTTGTCCTGGCTCGGCGATCCTCAGGTGTCGTTCTGGTCGATTCTGCTCGTATCCTTATGGGGCGGGGTCGGCACGCTGATGCTGATTTACATGTCGGCCATCCAGGGGATTCCCTTACACCTGAAGGAAGCGGCAATCATCGACGGGGCGACACCATTCCGTATGCTTCGGTACATCACGCTGCCGCTGATCGCTCACGCGTTGACGATCTGTATCTTCCTAACCTTAAACAGCTCGTTCAAGGTATATGATCTGGTCTATGCCTTAACCGGAGGAGGTCCGGGACGGGGCACTCAGGTCATCACGATGAATATTCTCGAGGAAGCATACCAAGGCAATAACCGGTACGGCTATGCCAGCGCCAAAGCAATCATCCTGTTCCTGATCATTCTCGTCATCACCATGATCCAAGTAACGATGATGAAGAAGCGCGAGGTGGAAGCATGA